A stretch of the Planktothricoides raciborskii GIHE-MW2 genome encodes the following:
- a CDS encoding Ppx/GppA phosphatase family protein encodes MVQSISRQPATLEATLGKEQGEDRIIAAVDLGTNSLHMVVVQINTTLPAFTIIDREKETVRLGDRDLETGNLKPEIMVRAIATLQRFQEIARSLNVEQIIAVATSAVREAPNGREFLQKIHHTLNLHVDLISGQEEARRIYLGVLSGMELQNQPHIMIDIGGGSTELILGDGDEPRFLSSTKVGAVRLTGEFVTTDPISNSEFNVLQAYIRGMLERAVGELKANLKPGEKPRMVGTSGTIETLAEIHAYQTLGQAPSPLTGYQISFADLQALINRLRKLSNSERAAVPGMSDRRSEIIIAGALILQEAMSMLGIDSLTLCSRALREGVIVDWMLTHGLIENKLRYQSAVRERSVLKIAQKYRVNLDSGERIAQFALSLFDQTQGILHQWGLNARELLWAAAILHNSGVYVSHDAHHKHSYYLIRHGELLGFNETDLEIMANIARYHRKSAPKKKHENYQSLTNKDDRKLVKQLSAMLRLAAALDRRQIGAIASLDCEYNRNTAELTLKLQPKDRKDDCVLELWSLDQKKAVFEAEYNVKVIATLN; translated from the coding sequence ATGGTTCAGTCAATTTCGCGGCAACCTGCAACCCTAGAGGCAACTCTGGGAAAAGAGCAAGGGGAAGACCGCATTATTGCAGCAGTTGATCTTGGCACTAATTCCCTGCACATGGTGGTGGTGCAAATTAATACCACCCTGCCAGCATTCACGATTATCGATCGCGAAAAAGAAACGGTTCGTTTGGGCGATCGCGACCTGGAAACTGGGAATTTAAAACCGGAAATCATGGTACGGGCGATCGCCACCTTGCAGCGGTTCCAAGAAATTGCCCGTAGTCTCAACGTGGAACAAATCATTGCCGTAGCCACCTCAGCAGTGCGCGAAGCCCCCAACGGTCGAGAATTCTTACAAAAAATTCACCATACCCTCAACTTGCACGTTGACTTAATTTCTGGCCAAGAAGAAGCCCGCCGCATCTATTTGGGGGTTCTCTCTGGCATGGAGTTACAAAATCAACCCCATATTATGATCGATATTGGTGGCGGTTCCACCGAACTGATTCTGGGGGATGGGGATGAACCTCGGTTTCTCAGTAGCACCAAAGTGGGGGCAGTGCGTTTGACGGGAGAATTTGTCACCACTGACCCGATTAGCAATTCTGAGTTTAACGTTTTACAAGCTTATATTCGGGGGATGCTCGAACGGGCGGTGGGTGAGTTAAAAGCCAACCTGAAACCCGGAGAAAAGCCCCGCATGGTGGGCACTTCTGGCACCATTGAAACTTTGGCAGAAATTCATGCTTATCAAACCCTGGGACAAGCTCCCTCACCCCTGACGGGTTATCAAATCAGTTTCGCTGATTTACAAGCATTGATCAATCGCTTGCGGAAGCTTTCTAACTCAGAACGGGCGGCTGTACCGGGAATGTCTGACCGGCGATCGGAAATTATTATTGCCGGGGCGTTAATTCTCCAAGAAGCCATGTCTATGTTAGGCATCGATTCTCTAACCCTTTGTTCGCGGGCTTTACGAGAAGGGGTGATTGTGGATTGGATGCTAACTCATGGGTTAATTGAAAATAAACTCCGCTACCAAAGTGCGGTGCGGGAACGCAGCGTGCTGAAAATTGCCCAAAAATACCGAGTTAATCTGGATTCCGGCGAACGGATCGCCCAATTTGCCCTCTCGTTATTTGACCAGACCCAAGGGATATTACATCAGTGGGGATTAAATGCCCGAGAACTGCTTTGGGCAGCGGCAATTTTACATAACTCTGGGGTCTATGTCAGCCATGATGCCCACCATAAACATTCTTATTATTTAATTCGCCACGGTGAACTATTGGGTTTTAATGAAACCGATTTAGAAATTATGGCCAATATCGCCCGGTATCACCGCAAAAGTGCGCCGAAAAAGAAACATGAAAATTATCAAAGTCTGACTAATAAAGACGACCGGAAATTGGTGAAACAACTCAGCGCGATGTTGCGGTTGGCGGCTGCCCTGGATCGGCGTCAAATCGGCGCGATCGCCTCTTTAGACTGTGAATATAATCGCAACACCGCCGAACTAACCCTAAAACTCCAACCCAAAGACCGCAAAGATGATTGCGTTCTGGAACTTTGGAGTTTAGACCAAAAGAAAGCGGTGTTTGAAGCGGAATATAATGTCAAAGTTATCGCCACTTTAAATTAA